The Vescimonas coprocola genome includes a window with the following:
- a CDS encoding transcription repressor NadR yields the protein MSAMTASERRQQIARLLSASQAPISATTLSQELGVSRQIIVGDIALLRAAGQEITATARGYVIPAQNGLLRRIACIHSAEETRDELDAMVDCGCTVVDVIVEHPVYGQLTAPLHLSSRLDVDQFMKRMDGAAPLSQLTGGVHLHTLSCPDETAYEHLLQLLRQRGFLVE from the coding sequence ATGTCTGCTATGACTGCTTCGGAGCGCCGCCAGCAAATCGCCCGGCTGCTTTCCGCATCCCAAGCACCTATCAGCGCCACGACCCTTTCTCAGGAGCTGGGCGTCAGCCGTCAGATCATCGTGGGGGATATCGCCCTGCTGCGTGCCGCCGGTCAGGAGATCACCGCCACCGCACGGGGCTATGTGATCCCCGCACAAAATGGCCTGCTGCGCCGCATCGCCTGTATACACTCTGCCGAGGAGACACGGGACGAGCTCGACGCCATGGTGGACTGCGGCTGTACCGTGGTGGACGTCATCGTGGAGCACCCGGTCTACGGGCAGCTTACCGCTCCCCTTCACCTGTCCAGCCGTCTGGACGTGGATCAGTTCATGAAGCGCATGGACGGGGCCGCCCCCCTGTCCCAGCTCACCGGCGGTGTGCATCTGCACACTCTCTCCTGCCCGGACGAGACCGCCTATGAGCATCTGCTGCAGCTTCTGCGCCAGCGGGGCTTTCTGGTGGAGTGA
- a CDS encoding alanine/glycine:cation symporter family protein, with protein sequence MEAVLQVVQRINFYLSDYILVFLLIGTGLYFSVRTRFVQVRCFGEGMRAVFGEFNMQGGRQKGGLSSFQALTTAIAAQVGTGNIIGACGAILLGGPGAIFWMWIIAFFGMATIYAEAVLAQETRRVAEDGSVSGGPVYYIKRAFPGRFGTFLAGFFAVALILALGFMGCMVQSNSIGETCAAAFGVPSWAVGIAVAVLAVVVFLGGIQRIAGVTEKLVPVMAALYLLGGLVVLVCRVRYLPEAVGMIFRYAFVPNAIIGGSLGYALKMAVSQGVKRGLFSNEAGMGSTPHAHAMAKVKHPHEQGVVAMTGVFIDTFVVLTMTALVVISTLYAGNGILSAGTAEGVSKANMAQLAFGTVLGSRAGSMFVAVCLLFFAFSTILSWNFFGRLNVSWLLGEKAVGVYSVLAIGFIFLGSCLSNDLVWELADLFNQLMVLPNVLALVTLGGLVAAACRRK encoded by the coding sequence ATGGAAGCGGTATTGCAGGTGGTACAGCGCATCAACTTTTATCTGTCGGATTATATTCTGGTGTTCCTGCTCATCGGTACGGGTCTGTATTTCTCCGTCCGCACCCGATTTGTGCAGGTACGGTGCTTCGGTGAGGGGATGCGGGCGGTGTTCGGGGAGTTCAATATGCAGGGCGGCAGGCAGAAGGGGGGCCTGTCCTCCTTTCAGGCCCTGACCACCGCCATCGCCGCTCAGGTGGGTACCGGCAACATCATTGGCGCCTGCGGTGCCATCCTGCTGGGCGGGCCGGGGGCCATCTTCTGGATGTGGATCATCGCCTTTTTCGGCATGGCCACCATCTACGCCGAGGCGGTGCTGGCGCAGGAGACCCGCCGGGTGGCCGAGGACGGCAGCGTCAGCGGCGGGCCGGTATACTACATCAAGCGGGCCTTTCCGGGGAGATTCGGTACGTTTTTAGCGGGCTTTTTCGCCGTGGCGCTGATTCTGGCGCTGGGCTTCATGGGGTGCATGGTGCAGTCCAATTCCATCGGGGAGACCTGCGCTGCCGCCTTCGGTGTGCCGTCGTGGGCGGTGGGCATCGCGGTGGCGGTGCTGGCGGTGGTGGTGTTTCTGGGAGGCATCCAGCGCATTGCCGGGGTCACGGAGAAGCTGGTGCCGGTCATGGCGGCGCTGTACCTGCTGGGGGGACTTGTGGTGCTGGTGTGCCGGGTCCGGTACCTGCCGGAGGCGGTGGGGATGATCTTCCGCTACGCCTTCGTCCCCAACGCCATCATCGGCGGCAGCTTGGGCTATGCCCTGAAAATGGCCGTCAGTCAGGGGGTCAAGCGGGGGCTGTTCTCCAATGAGGCGGGCATGGGCTCCACACCTCATGCCCACGCCATGGCCAAGGTGAAGCATCCCCACGAACAGGGCGTGGTGGCCATGACGGGTGTGTTCATCGATACCTTCGTGGTGCTGACCATGACGGCGCTGGTGGTGATCTCCACTTTATATGCCGGAAACGGCATCCTCTCCGCCGGGACAGCGGAGGGCGTCAGCAAGGCCAACATGGCGCAGCTGGCCTTCGGCACGGTGCTGGGCAGCCGGGCAGGCAGTATGTTCGTGGCGGTGTGCCTGCTGTTCTTCGCCTTTTCCACCATCCTCAGCTGGAACTTCTTCGGGCGGCTCAACGTATCGTGGCTGCTGGGGGAGAAGGCCGTGGGGGTGTATTCGGTGCTGGCCATCGGGTTCATCTTTCTGGGCTCGTGCCTGTCCAACGACTTGGTATGGGAGCTGGCGGATCTATTCAACCAGCTGATGGTGCTGCCCAACGTACTGGCGCTGGTGACGCTGGGCGGACTGGTGGCAGCGGCCTGCCGGAGGAAGTAA
- a CDS encoding formate--tetrahydrofolate ligase, producing the protein MKTDIEIAQSCPLLPITAIGAKLGLTEEQLECYGRYKAKLLPSATAGKPQTGKLILVTAINPTAAGEGKTTTSIGLADSLSALGKKTVLALREPSLGPVFGLKGGATGGGWAQVAPMEGINLHFTGDFHAIGAANNLLAAMVDNHIYQGNALDIQQVTWRRCVDMNDRQLRYILCGLGGKGNGVPREEGFDITVATEVMAVLCLAEDLTDLKARLARMIVGYNGHGQPVTAGDLKAAGAMAALLKDAIRPNLAQSLEGTPAIIHGGPFANIAHGCNSVAATKAALRLGDYVVTEAGFGADLGAEKFLDIKCRRAGLRPDAVVIVATVRALKLHGGADKTQLATEDTAALRRGLPNLLRHIENITQVYGLPAVVALNRFTSDSAAELALVQEACAVYGAEVALSEVWEKGSRGGMELAHGVLRALEQENHFRFAYDAALPIRDKLLALTQRIYGGHNVAYTEEADREINRLTELGFGGLPVCVAKTQYSLSDDPKKLGAPQDFILTVRKVKVSAGAGFIVALTGDILTMPGLPKTPAAEAIDVDENGVISGLF; encoded by the coding sequence ATGAAAACTGATATCGAGATCGCACAGAGCTGCCCCCTCCTCCCTATCACCGCCATCGGCGCAAAGCTGGGCCTGACGGAGGAGCAGCTGGAGTGCTACGGCCGCTATAAGGCCAAGCTGCTGCCCTCCGCCACAGCGGGCAAGCCCCAGACCGGGAAGCTGATCCTGGTCACAGCCATCAACCCCACTGCCGCCGGAGAGGGCAAGACCACCACCAGCATCGGACTGGCGGACAGCCTGTCGGCGCTGGGGAAAAAGACGGTGCTGGCCCTGCGGGAGCCTTCTCTGGGGCCGGTGTTCGGCCTCAAGGGCGGAGCCACCGGCGGCGGCTGGGCGCAGGTGGCCCCCATGGAGGGCATCAACCTCCACTTTACCGGCGACTTCCACGCCATCGGCGCCGCCAACAACCTGCTGGCGGCCATGGTGGATAACCACATCTATCAGGGCAACGCTCTGGACATCCAACAGGTGACGTGGCGGCGCTGCGTGGACATGAACGACCGCCAGCTGCGGTACATCCTCTGCGGTCTGGGTGGCAAGGGAAACGGCGTACCCCGTGAGGAGGGCTTTGACATCACTGTGGCCACGGAGGTCATGGCGGTGCTGTGTCTGGCGGAGGATCTGACAGACTTGAAGGCCCGTCTGGCTCGGATGATCGTGGGCTACAACGGCCACGGCCAGCCGGTGACTGCCGGGGATCTGAAGGCGGCGGGGGCCATGGCCGCCCTATTGAAGGACGCCATCCGCCCCAATCTGGCCCAGTCGCTGGAGGGGACTCCCGCCATCATCCACGGCGGCCCCTTCGCCAACATCGCCCACGGCTGCAACAGCGTGGCCGCCACCAAGGCCGCTCTGCGGCTGGGGGACTATGTGGTGACGGAGGCGGGCTTCGGCGCTGATCTGGGGGCCGAAAAGTTTCTGGATATCAAGTGCCGTAGGGCGGGACTGCGTCCGGATGCGGTGGTCATCGTGGCCACGGTCCGGGCCCTGAAACTCCACGGGGGCGCCGATAAGACCCAGCTGGCCACGGAGGACACGGCAGCCCTGCGCCGGGGTCTCCCCAATCTGCTGCGGCACATCGAGAACATCACGCAGGTCTACGGTCTGCCGGCAGTGGTGGCCCTGAACCGCTTCACCAGCGACTCGGCGGCAGAGCTGGCGCTGGTGCAGGAGGCCTGCGCCGTCTATGGGGCGGAGGTGGCCCTATCGGAGGTGTGGGAGAAGGGCAGCCGGGGCGGCATGGAGCTGGCCCACGGCGTCCTGCGGGCGCTGGAGCAGGAGAACCACTTCCGCTTCGCCTACGATGCCGCCCTTCCCATCCGGGACAAGCTGCTGGCCCTGACCCAAAGAATCTACGGCGGCCACAATGTGGCCTATACCGAGGAGGCCGACCGGGAGATCAACCGCCTGACGGAGCTGGGCTTCGGCGGCCTGCCGGTGTGCGTGGCCAAGACCCAGTACAGTCTTTCCGATGACCCCAAGAAGCTGGGGGCCCCTCAGGACTTCATCCTGACGGTGCGGAAGGTGAAGGTCTCCGCCGGAGCCGGGTTCATCGTGGCCCTGACGGGGGACATTCTCACCATGCCGGGTCTGCCCAAGACCCCGGCGGCAGAGGCCATCGACGTGGACGAAAACGGCGTCATCTCCGGTCTGTTCTGA
- the nrdD gene encoding anaerobic ribonucleoside-triphosphate reductase yields MKIIKRNGSEVAFDITKIIVAITKANEDVDEADRMTPVQIRRIAESVELQCQKMNRAATVEEIQDMVEHHIMAHGAFEVAKHYITYRYTRSLVRRSNTTDDKILSLIECNNEEAKQENSNKNPVVNSTQRDYMAGEVSRDITNRLLLPREIVEAHEEGIIHFHDTDYYAQHMHNCDLVNLEDMLQNGTVITGTLIERPHSFATACNIATQIVAQVASNQYGGQSISLTHLAPFVEVSRQKIRKIVQAEMDSIGFDPGEEKIHELVETRLREEIRRGVQTIQYQVVTLLTTNGQAPFITVFMYLNEAHDEREKKDLAMIVEEMLLQRYQGVKNEQGVWVTPAFPKLIYVLEEDNIHEDTPYWYLTELAAKCTARRMVPDYISEKKMKELKGDVYTCMGCRSFLTPDRFTDAGVGNIANAGNYEPGKHKYYGRFNQGVVTINLPDVALSSGGNIEKFWKIFDERLELCHRALRCRHERLKGTTSDAAPILWQYGALARLKKGEVIDKLLYGGYSTISLGYAGLYECVKFMTGKSHTDPSATPFALSIMQRMNDKCKEWKNAEDIDYSLYGTPLESTTYKFAKCLQKRFGVIEGITDKGYITNSYHVHVTEPIDAFTKLEFEAQFQHLSPGGAISYVEVPDMQNNIPAVLEVMKFIYDHIIYAELNTKSDYCQVCGWDGEISVVEEDGKLIWKCPQCGNTDQDKMNVARRTCGYIGTQFWNQGRTQEIKDRVLHL; encoded by the coding sequence ATGAAAATCATCAAGCGCAACGGCTCCGAGGTGGCCTTTGACATCACCAAGATCATTGTGGCCATCACCAAGGCCAACGAGGACGTGGACGAGGCCGACCGCATGACCCCGGTGCAGATCCGCCGCATCGCTGAGTCCGTGGAGCTGCAATGTCAGAAAATGAACCGTGCCGCCACCGTGGAGGAAATTCAGGACATGGTGGAGCACCACATCATGGCCCATGGGGCCTTTGAGGTGGCCAAGCACTACATCACCTACCGCTACACCCGCTCTCTGGTGCGCCGCTCCAACACCACCGACGACAAGATTCTCTCCCTCATCGAGTGCAACAACGAGGAGGCCAAGCAGGAGAACTCCAATAAGAACCCGGTGGTGAACTCCACCCAGCGGGACTACATGGCCGGCGAGGTGAGCCGTGACATCACCAACCGCCTGCTGCTGCCCCGTGAGATCGTGGAGGCCCACGAGGAGGGCATCATCCACTTCCACGACACGGATTATTATGCCCAGCATATGCACAACTGCGATCTGGTGAATCTGGAGGATATGCTGCAAAACGGCACCGTCATCACCGGTACCCTCATCGAGCGGCCCCACAGCTTCGCCACCGCCTGCAACATCGCCACCCAGATCGTGGCCCAGGTGGCCAGCAACCAGTATGGCGGCCAGTCCATCAGCCTGACCCATCTGGCCCCCTTCGTGGAGGTCAGCCGCCAGAAGATCCGCAAGATCGTTCAGGCGGAGATGGACTCCATCGGCTTTGACCCCGGTGAGGAGAAGATCCACGAGCTGGTGGAGACCCGCCTGCGGGAGGAGATCCGCCGTGGCGTACAGACCATCCAGTATCAGGTGGTGACGCTGCTGACCACTAACGGACAGGCCCCCTTCATCACCGTGTTCATGTACCTCAACGAGGCCCACGACGAGCGGGAGAAGAAGGATCTTGCCATGATCGTGGAGGAGATGCTCCTCCAGCGGTATCAGGGCGTCAAGAATGAGCAGGGCGTGTGGGTCACTCCCGCCTTCCCCAAGCTGATCTATGTGCTGGAGGAGGACAACATCCACGAGGACACCCCCTATTGGTATCTGACGGAGCTGGCGGCCAAATGTACCGCCCGGCGCATGGTGCCGGACTACATCTCCGAGAAGAAGATGAAGGAGCTCAAGGGTGACGTGTATACCTGCATGGGCTGCCGCTCCTTCCTGACCCCCGACCGCTTCACCGACGCCGGGGTGGGCAACATCGCCAACGCCGGGAATTACGAGCCCGGCAAGCACAAATACTACGGTCGGTTCAATCAGGGTGTGGTGACCATCAATCTTCCGGACGTGGCCCTGTCCTCCGGCGGCAACATTGAGAAATTCTGGAAGATCTTCGACGAGCGGCTGGAGCTGTGCCACCGTGCGCTGCGCTGCCGCCACGAGCGCCTGAAGGGTACCACCTCCGACGCCGCCCCCATCCTGTGGCAGTACGGTGCTCTGGCCCGTCTGAAAAAGGGCGAGGTCATCGACAAGCTGCTCTACGGCGGCTACTCCACCATTTCGTTGGGCTATGCAGGCCTGTATGAGTGCGTCAAGTTCATGACCGGCAAGAGCCACACCGACCCCTCCGCCACCCCCTTTGCCCTGTCCATCATGCAGCGGATGAACGACAAGTGCAAGGAGTGGAAGAACGCCGAGGATATTGACTACTCCCTCTACGGCACGCCGCTGGAGTCCACCACCTACAAGTTCGCCAAGTGCCTGCAAAAGCGCTTCGGCGTCATCGAGGGCATCACCGACAAGGGCTACATCACCAACAGCTACCACGTCCACGTCACCGAACCCATTGACGCCTTCACCAAGCTGGAGTTCGAGGCCCAGTTCCAGCACCTGTCCCCCGGCGGCGCCATCAGCTATGTGGAGGTGCCGGATATGCAGAACAACATCCCCGCCGTGCTGGAGGTCATGAAGTTCATCTATGACCACATCATCTACGCCGAGCTGAACACCAAGAGCGACTATTGTCAGGTCTGCGGCTGGGACGGCGAGATCAGCGTGGTGGAGGAGGACGGCAAGCTCATCTGGAAATGCCCCCAGTGCGGCAACACCGATCAGGATAAGATGAACGTGGCCCGCCGCACCTGTGGCTACATCGGCACCCAGTTCTGGAATCAGGGCCGCACGCAGGAGATCAAGGATCGGGTCCTGCACCTGTAA
- a CDS encoding PTS transporter subunit IIC encodes MNKFKAFLARKNIAFSAKRYFIDAMGAMAQGLFCTLLVGTILNTLGTQLHIGFLTESIVTIGKGEGAVAYAIGSLCSAMVGPGMAVAIGRALEAPPLVLFSLIPVGFATNSMGGAGGPLAALFVTILAAELGKAVSKETKIDILVTPIVTVLAGIGFAALIAAPVGKAASAVGQAIMWATELQPFFMGIIVSVVIGVALTLPISSAAICLALGLTGLAGGAAVAGCCAQMIGFAVMSFPENRWGGLAAQGLGTSMLQMGNIVRNPRVWIPPTLAAAVTGPIATCVFELQMNGPAVSSGMGTCGLVGQIGVYTGWVSDVAAGLKPGIGAMDWLGLALISFVLPAVLTWLFAMPLRKWGWIKPGDLKLDL; translated from the coding sequence ATGAACAAATTCAAAGCATTTCTGGCCCGGAAGAACATCGCATTCTCCGCCAAGCGCTACTTTATCGACGCCATGGGAGCTATGGCGCAGGGTCTCTTCTGCACCCTGCTGGTGGGGACCATCCTCAACACTCTGGGGACGCAGCTGCACATCGGCTTCCTGACGGAGAGCATCGTCACCATCGGCAAGGGCGAGGGGGCCGTGGCCTACGCCATCGGCAGCCTGTGCTCCGCCATGGTGGGCCCCGGCATGGCGGTAGCCATCGGCCGGGCGCTGGAGGCCCCGCCGCTGGTGCTGTTCTCCCTGATCCCCGTGGGCTTCGCCACCAACTCCATGGGCGGAGCCGGCGGCCCGCTGGCGGCGCTGTTCGTCACCATTCTGGCCGCCGAGCTGGGTAAGGCCGTCAGTAAGGAGACTAAGATCGACATTCTGGTGACGCCCATCGTCACGGTGCTGGCGGGTATCGGCTTCGCCGCCCTCATTGCCGCCCCGGTGGGCAAGGCCGCCTCCGCCGTGGGACAGGCCATCATGTGGGCCACGGAGCTCCAGCCCTTCTTCATGGGCATCATCGTCTCCGTGGTCATCGGTGTGGCTTTGACGCTGCCCATCTCCTCTGCCGCCATCTGTCTGGCGCTGGGCCTGACGGGTCTGGCCGGCGGTGCTGCCGTAGCAGGCTGCTGCGCCCAGATGATCGGCTTCGCCGTCATGAGCTTCCCGGAGAACCGCTGGGGCGGTCTGGCGGCGCAGGGACTTGGCACCAGTATGCTGCAAATGGGCAACATCGTCCGCAATCCCCGTGTCTGGATCCCCCCCACGCTGGCCGCCGCCGTCACCGGTCCCATCGCCACCTGCGTCTTTGAGCTGCAAATGAACGGCCCCGCCGTGTCCAGCGGCATGGGCACCTGCGGGCTGGTGGGGCAGATCGGCGTATATACCGGCTGGGTCAGCGACGTGGCCGCCGGACTGAAGCCCGGCATCGGCGCCATGGACTGGCTGGGGCTGGCGCTGATCTCCTTCGTGTTGCCGGCGGTGCTGACGTGGCTGTTCGCCATGCCTCTGCGGAAGTGGGGCTGGATCAAGCCCGGCGACCTGAAGCTGGATCTGTAA
- the alr gene encoding alanine racemase — MESTLRRTWAEIDLDALAHNYQTLRRRTGTRFVGVVKADAYGHGSVQVSRVLEELGADYLAVSSLDEAMELRAGGITMPILILGHTPPERVEELLRYHITQAVTCEAKALEYSAEAVRCGGTLKIHIKVDTGMSRLGFLCGGDHFETGVAGICAACTLPGLEAEGIFTHFAVSDEADTESDAYTREQFDLFCRVIGAVEQRLGRRFPLRHCANTGAVARWPETYLDMVRPGLLLYGCGEFAGQLGLRPVMTLKTTVSTIKVYEPGTSVSYGRRFVTDRTTRMGVVPYGYADGFFRCLSDRWQMMTAEGPAPQRGRICMDMCMIDLTDRPSVDVGDEVEIFGPDNSVNDMAEQAGTIPYELTCAVSKRVPRIYLRQGQEIARELLLRF, encoded by the coding sequence ATGGAATCCACACTGAGGCGCACCTGGGCGGAGATCGATCTGGATGCGCTGGCGCATAATTATCAAACACTGCGGCGGCGGACGGGGACAAGGTTCGTGGGCGTGGTGAAAGCGGATGCTTACGGCCACGGGTCGGTGCAGGTGTCCCGAGTGCTGGAGGAGCTGGGGGCGGACTATCTGGCGGTGTCCAGTCTGGACGAGGCCATGGAGCTGCGGGCCGGGGGCATCACCATGCCCATCCTGATTCTGGGCCACACACCGCCGGAGCGGGTGGAGGAGCTGCTGCGCTACCACATCACGCAGGCGGTGACCTGCGAAGCCAAGGCACTGGAGTACAGCGCCGAGGCGGTGCGCTGCGGCGGCACGCTGAAGATCCACATCAAGGTGGACACCGGGATGTCCCGGCTGGGCTTCCTGTGCGGAGGCGATCACTTTGAGACAGGGGTGGCGGGCATCTGTGCTGCCTGCACCCTGCCGGGACTGGAGGCGGAGGGTATCTTCACCCATTTCGCTGTGTCCGATGAGGCGGATACAGAGAGCGACGCCTATACACGGGAGCAGTTCGACCTGTTCTGCCGGGTCATCGGGGCGGTGGAGCAGCGGCTGGGACGGAGGTTCCCCCTGCGGCACTGCGCCAACACCGGGGCGGTGGCCCGGTGGCCGGAGACGTATCTGGACATGGTGCGGCCGGGGCTGCTGCTGTATGGCTGCGGTGAATTTGCCGGGCAGCTGGGCCTGCGGCCGGTGATGACCCTGAAAACCACCGTCAGCACCATCAAGGTCTATGAGCCGGGGACCTCCGTCAGCTATGGGCGGCGGTTCGTCACGGACCGCACCACCCGCATGGGCGTGGTGCCTTACGGCTACGCCGACGGATTTTTCCGGTGCCTGTCCGACCGGTGGCAGATGATGACGGCTGAGGGGCCTGCCCCTCAGCGGGGACGCATCTGCATGGATATGTGCATGATCGATCTGACGGATCGGCCCAGCGTGGACGTGGGGGACGAGGTGGAGATCTTCGGGCCGGACAACTCCGTCAACGATATGGCGGAGCAGGCGGGGACCATCCCCTATGAGCTGACCTGCGCCGTCAGCAAGCGGGTACCCCGCATCTATCTGCGGCAGGGACAGGAGATCGCACGGGAGCTGCTGCTGCGGTTTTGA
- the nrdG gene encoding anaerobic ribonucleoside-triphosphate reductase activating protein, whose protein sequence is MYYGALKKCDIANGAGVRVTLFVSGCTNHCPDCFQPQTWDFRYGRPFTHETETEIFRELDKPFVNGLTVLGGEPFEPRNQRDLLPFLREVRRRYPRKNVWCFTGFRLEDELLQDGSYPRCEVTDDLLHCIDILVDGRFLREEKDISLQFRGSRNQRIIDLPRTLSSDRIVLWDQLRR, encoded by the coding sequence ATGTACTACGGAGCCCTGAAAAAATGTGATATTGCCAACGGAGCCGGAGTGCGGGTGACGCTGTTCGTCTCCGGCTGCACCAACCACTGCCCCGACTGCTTCCAGCCCCAGACCTGGGACTTCCGCTACGGCCGGCCCTTCACCCACGAGACGGAGACGGAGATCTTCCGTGAGCTGGACAAGCCCTTCGTCAATGGCCTGACGGTGCTGGGTGGCGAGCCCTTCGAGCCTCGGAACCAGCGGGACCTGCTGCCCTTCCTGCGGGAGGTCCGCCGCCGCTATCCCCGGAAGAATGTCTGGTGCTTCACCGGTTTCCGACTGGAGGACGAGTTGCTGCAGGATGGCTCCTATCCCCGCTGCGAGGTGACAGACGACCTCCTGCACTGCATTGATATTCTGGTAGACGGCCGCTTCCTCCGGGAGGAAAAGGACATCTCCCTCCAGTTCCGTGGCAGCCGCAACCAGCGCATCATCGATCTGCCCCGAACCCTCTCCTCCGACCGCATTGTCCTCTGGGATCAGCTGCGCCGATAG
- a CDS encoding C40 family peptidase — protein MTRKFLLAALVILLAALCTVHFTTERTPPENVVSPAVHLGMVVPREALEKLKAAETAALAAPQTAEPTADVTAEPAEEESLPATDTSVLAAAVTTDALYIRRSGDWDAEALALVDYGTTVAVTGKSGGWYQVRYDGIEGYLSGEYLDLRTSGLTGYGQVTADALNLRSGAGTGYGTVTSLPNGAWVSVSRFENGWFYVDYDGVSGYVSGDYLELSASRPQLRGDTSSDGGSSGGSDDLPSGGNAGTVSGSASDLVALALSYQGVPYAYGGASPSGFDCSGYTMYIYQQFGVYLPHGATDQLSYGMAVGFGELQPGDLVFFQDADFSSSAASHCGIYIGDGQFIHATSDSRFNCVKITSFSESYYASHFLTGRRLF, from the coding sequence ATGACACGAAAATTTCTGCTGGCGGCGCTGGTGATCCTGCTGGCGGCTTTGTGTACGGTGCATTTCACCACGGAGCGCACACCGCCGGAGAATGTGGTTTCCCCCGCCGTCCACTTGGGCATGGTGGTGCCAAGAGAGGCGCTGGAGAAGCTGAAGGCGGCGGAGACTGCGGCTCTGGCGGCCCCCCAGACGGCGGAGCCGACGGCAGACGTGACAGCGGAGCCTGCGGAGGAGGAGAGCCTTCCGGCGACGGATACCTCCGTGCTGGCGGCGGCTGTCACCACTGACGCCCTCTACATCCGCCGCAGCGGCGATTGGGACGCCGAGGCGCTGGCGCTGGTGGACTATGGCACCACGGTGGCCGTCACGGGAAAGAGCGGCGGCTGGTATCAGGTGCGCTACGACGGCATCGAGGGCTATCTCTCCGGGGAATATCTGGACCTGCGAACCTCCGGCCTGACCGGCTACGGACAGGTGACGGCGGATGCGCTGAACCTGCGCTCCGGGGCCGGTACCGGCTATGGGACGGTGACATCCCTCCCCAATGGGGCGTGGGTGTCGGTGTCCCGGTTTGAAAACGGCTGGTTTTATGTAGACTACGACGGGGTGAGCGGCTACGTCTCCGGGGACTATCTGGAGCTGTCTGCCTCACGGCCCCAGCTCAGGGGAGATACCTCCTCCGATGGCGGTTCTTCCGGCGGCTCCGACGACCTACCCAGCGGCGGCAACGCTGGAACGGTCTCCGGATCGGCGTCGGATCTGGTGGCGCTGGCCCTGTCCTATCAGGGGGTGCCTTACGCCTATGGCGGGGCGTCTCCCAGCGGCTTTGACTGCTCCGGCTATACCATGTACATCTATCAGCAGTTCGGGGTGTATCTGCCCCACGGGGCCACGGATCAGCTGAGCTACGGCATGGCGGTGGGCTTCGGGGAACTGCAGCCGGGGGATCTGGTGTTCTTTCAGGATGCGGATTTCTCCTCCAGTGCCGCCTCCCACTGCGGCATCTACATCGGAGACGGGCAGTTCATCCACGCCACCTCCGATTCCCGCTTCAACTGTGTGAAGATCACATCCTTCAGCGAGAGCTACTATGCCAGTCACTTCCTGACGGGCCGGCGGTTGTTCTGA
- the yqeC gene encoding selenium cofactor biosynthesis protein YqeC — MELRELLEIGPGLTALIGGGGKTTLMYHLASELRQQGTVLVCTTTKIWPPAHLRVCTEEGTLREELRRRGIACTGTPTEQGKLTAPAIDNWETMADFVLVEADGSAGRPFKAHTDWEPVLPEERQATVLVMGADGFGKPISRMAHRPELYARLAGATEDQEVTPELAARVVRLEGLHDRVFLNQVDRAEEWPLARRLAAVLDCPVTAGTLREGRWQRLK, encoded by the coding sequence ATGGAACTGCGGGAACTGCTGGAGATCGGGCCGGGACTGACGGCGCTTATCGGCGGCGGCGGCAAGACCACGCTGATGTATCATCTGGCGTCGGAGCTGCGGCAGCAGGGGACGGTGCTGGTGTGTACCACCACCAAGATATGGCCCCCGGCGCACCTGAGGGTCTGCACGGAGGAGGGGACGCTGCGGGAGGAGCTGCGCCGCCGGGGCATCGCTTGTACCGGGACGCCTACGGAACAGGGGAAGCTGACGGCCCCGGCCATAGATAACTGGGAGACCATGGCGGATTTCGTGCTGGTGGAGGCGGACGGCTCGGCGGGGCGGCCCTTCAAGGCCCATACCGACTGGGAGCCGGTGCTGCCGGAGGAACGGCAGGCAACGGTCCTGGTGATGGGGGCTGACGGCTTCGGCAAGCCCATCAGTCGCATGGCCCATCGGCCGGAGCTGTATGCCCGGCTGGCGGGCGCCACGGAGGATCAGGAGGTAACGCCGGAGCTGGCGGCCCGTGTGGTGCGTCTGGAGGGCCTCCACGACCGGGTGTTTCTGAATCAGGTGGACCGGGCGGAGGAGTGGCCGCTGGCCCGGCGGCTGGCAGCGGTGCTGGACTGTCCCGTAACGGCAGGGACCCTGCGGGAGGGCCGGTGGCAGCGACTGAAGTGA